ACATGGAGTGGATGTCAATGCAAGAGACAAAATCGGATTCAGGAATCTCAAGAATGAACTCGATGCGAACAGAGACCCCTATCTAGTAGCACTATCAAATTCTACGGGAGATTCAAGATCCAACGATCCGAAACTGCTCTTCGGGCTATTGGGTATGTATCGACTGGAAATTCAACGTAGACTTCGGGCAACGCGTGCACTCTGTTATTTTGCACAGAATTTCCATACCGCTGGCGGTACTGCACTTCATTGGGCAAGCGCTGGAAATCGAGCAGATGTGGCTGAATTACTTCTCTCCAAGGGAGTCGATATTCATGCGTCTGACGAAGAAGGCCACACAGCGTTGCATGTTGCTTCAGCAGTTCATAGCCCGGAAGTCGTTCGTATACTGCTCGCTCATGGAGCGGATGTTAATGCCAGAGATAATAATGATATGACGGCTTTGGCCTGGGCGAAGAGATCGGAATCGTCAGTCTCTAGCCGATATAATAGGTATCAAGACTATTGCGATTATGACAAAACTGATTATCCCAGAGTGATCGAACTCCTCAAAGCTCATGGAGCTGAAGAATGAGCTTGTCGACAAAGAACGGCAAAGTTCCACGCCAACAGATAACGTGAGCGAATCGCACGACGATTCTCCTCAATGGGATTTGGCCAATTCAATTTCGTAAAGGTAAACTTCCGGAACAATTCCGGACAATTCCGGGTACGACACTTCCGCACTTCCGCGCACTTCCAGGCAATTCCGGGTACACCATACGGAGGCACTTCCAGGCAATTCCGGGTACACCATACGGAGGCAATTCCGGGCAATTCCGTCCGGCAATTCCGGGTACACCATACGTAATTGTCAGCGTTGACCGTTAGGAGGAGTGTAGAGCGGCAATGGGACAAATCGCACGAGTGGTCGTTCCGGGCTGCCCACACCTGATTACTCAGAGAGGGAATCGCAGGCAGCAGACCTTCTTCTGCGTTGAGGACTATCGAGTTTACGTCGACATGATATCCGAATTCGTAGAAGAAGAAACAGAGCCAAACAGGAAAGGCGAAGTCTCTTATGCATAGTGCACCCTGAATCGAAGTTCATTCAGTATGGTGTACCCTGAATCTTGAATCTGCACGGCAGTGAGCTGTGGCTTGAGAACTATGGAGACGGTGCATGGATCAGAGCAACGGGAACCGGTGATAATTGGGTTACATTGCCGAGCGATCAGGTATATCGTGATACCACGGGCATATGGTATTTCTATGGACGGGGCATATGGTCCTACAGCATAGACACATGCGCCACGTGGACTGAGGTCCCCATGCTTCAGATGCGAATTGTAGGTGGAATCGGTACAGTGGACGTGTTTGACGGCCATTCATGGACTCATCAGAGCGGCGTTTTGCAGTTTCTGGACACCAGATACGCCATGAGCGGATGGCACGGCATGAACGAATTTGCTGTGGAATACTATGATGGGGTTGGATACGATGGGGAGCCACTGAGAGTGGTTGATGGGTGGGAAGCCGAACAGCCTCCGCCAGATCCTGACGATCCTCAACCTCCGTTCGTGCTGAACACGCTGACTGGCACTGGGGCTCAGGAGAATCCCCCTCCTCCAGACGCGGTCATAACTCGATGGGAAACTTATGTGTTCGGTGGATGGAGCGGGAAATTATTGACCTCTTGGGCAATAGCTAATCCATCGCCAGATTATAATCCTGATACTTATACCCAAAACACCACCGCAGACAGTGCCAGTGCAGCGAACCAACTTGCCCCATTGACCGTGGTCTGCCAGGCATCTGATTATTGGTGGGGTGAAAAAGCTGGAGGAGAAATCCAATCTAGAGTGGGAGAAAACGTCATTTGGTTTAGCTATTCGCCTACGGGTTACTCGCTTGAGAGGCTCGTTAATGATCTCAATCTTATTTATTATTGTCATAATAAAACGGAGATTGAGAATTTGGTAATTCTTAATCATAATAATCGTGGGGAATTTTGGATCGGTTCGACTCACCTCAAACCTAGCAGTTTGTGGCACCATACATTCTTTAATGATCCATCCTCTCAACACCTTAGCTCGTTTGATATGTTCAAGACTTATGGCGAATTATTTCACGACTTGGATTACATCATGAAAGATGGCGGTCAAATCCAGCATTATGGATGTCAGCCAGCCGGTTTCTATCCTTATGCTGAGACCTGCGATCCATCCTTACTAGATAGCCCCGGCAGCCCTGAATACCAATCTCTAATGGGTAGGCGTATGTTAGCAACTATAGCCCATCTGAGTAACACGTTCGTGTTTGCGAGTTCGGACAAACAAATGATGAGCATATCTAAAGATGCGTGGCCTGGCAAGGAAATCGCGGTAGGAGAATTGTGTTTGGAATTCGGAGTCAATCCACAGGGCTTTCAAGTGAATTACACTGCGTGTAACCAGAAGCCATGGAATATAGAAATGTTTACGCCCGAGGAGCTGCAGCCAAACCAGAGTACGACCTATGGTCTGCAAACCCTCTGGGATGGGGAATTCAAAGATTTGAATGAGAGAAAGGTATCTACACGAGGGGAATCGTATAACCAGAGATATGACTTTATAACTGAAAGTTAACTTTTTCGCGAGTTCGGTACCAGACGTGGTTCAATCTAAAGCTGCGGCAAAATAAGCTAGGAGAATGACAAACGACTAATCGATCACCAAAATCTAATGAACTGAATAAGAGCTGGATATGTACTTCTCCTGCGACCATCGTAAGAGGGACCTGAGATGACCAGTGAAACAGCCAAGATTCATTGGAAACGAGCAAAGAAGATCGCAATAGTAACTGCAATCTTCCTGGTGCCTAATATTATCGCTATGGCGGTCTTTGAAAAAGAAAAACTCTTGACGTTTGCGGTGCACAATGGCCTGACCCGAGTCGCGGAGATTCTCACTACCCTCGGGGCTGATATAGATGCGAAAGCCCAAGGGGGCAGTGCTCTTTTGCAGAAGGCCGCCCGAGAGGGCAATGTGGAGGAAGTGAAGTCATTGTTGACAATGGGCGCAAATGTTAATGCAAGAGATCAATCCGGCCGAACCGCCCTGCATGACGCTGTATTCGAAGGTGACCTTAAAGTACTTAAGGAATTGATTGCGGCAGGAGCAGATATCCACGCAGAAGACAACTATGGCCGCACCCGTCTAAACGAGGCTTCCCAAAGGGGTAGTGTGCAAGAAGTAAAAATACTTCTGAAGATGGGAGCTAATCCCAACAAAGAAGACAAATTTGGCAATACCGCGTTGCGATATGCCTTATTTGAGGGCTACATTGACGTGATGAAGGAACTGATCGACGGCGGAGCAGATATCGAAATACGAGATCGTGCGGATCGCACGGCTTTGCAGATTGCGGCAAAATATGGACGTGTCGAAGCTGTGAGAGTACTTCTGCAGGCTGGAGCGAACTTAAATGTTACAGATGGAAACAAATCTTCACTGCATTTGGCGATCGAATCAGGCAATTTTACAGCGATAAAGATGCTCTTAGACGGCGGAGCGAATGTAAATGTTCAAGATTCTTCAGGCAAAACTCCATTGCATTATGCAGTTGAAAAACATCGTGGCGATTTGGTAAAGCTCCTTTTGAATGCCGGGGCAAATATGCAAATTACGGATAATGATGATCAGATACCGTTGTCCGACATGAAAGGACTTGATCATGCCCAGCCAATAGAAGAACTCATAAAGAAATGGATGGCAGATTACGATCCAAAGATAACCAAGATGGGACGTCTGTGTGGTGCTGCGGATCGTGGAGATGCTGAAGTGGTAAAAGTTCTTTTGGCAGAAGGAGCAAATGTCAATGAAAAAGCGTTCCTCTCTGAATTCACGCCTTTGCATAGTGCGGCTGCCATGGGCCATGAACCGGTGGTCAGAATTCTCTTAGATGCTGGAGCCGACCCCAATGCAACAGATTTTGACGGCAAGACGCCCCTTTTCTATGCTCTAAAATTCCAGCGGCACGATGTTGCAGAGCTACTGAAAGGCTATTCTAATAGCGATTCAAGCGAAAAGAAATGACACAGCTTATCAGGCCTGAAAGGACTTGGTTCCGTGCTTGAAAAGGGCATGTTCAAGCGCAGCAGAGGGGATGCTAGATGTGTCAATTGCGAAGAGTGTCGGTAGTGCTCTCAATTTCTTTTCTGTTGGTTGGGGGATTTGCGCGAGTATGTTTTGCGAATCCGATCATTGCTCCGCGGTCCTGGGATGCGATCCTGTTGCCACTTGGGATCATAATGCTAATTGGTATTTTGTTAATAGTCTTCATCGAATCTGGTATAGTCTGTGTGGTCTTCTGGACTCCATGGCGTCTTTGGTGGCGAGTGTTAGCCGCAGTTGCATTAGTGAACCTGATCACATTCCCAACAGCGGAAGCATTATGGTGTTGGTGGAACTATGAAACCGGAGGACCGTTGCTGGGAGGTGGCATTGATGTACCTCTTTTGTTATTGGAACTGTTGGTCTGTGTTGCAGAATTCTACCTGCTGAAGTGGCAGCTGTGGAGATTGTTTCATCGTGGCTTTTTGGAGAGGCAGGTTCACAACGGTCGCATCTTCTGTGCAGTGGCGATAGCCAATATGGCAAGTTTTGTGATTGGATATTTCGTTCTGAACCAGACGAATTTCTTTGTCTCGACTACGTGGTGGCAATGACGCTGTTTTTGCGATTCGGTCACGGGTTAATTCCGCCTCCAATTCCGTCCAATTCCGAGTACACCGTGCGTAATTGTTAACGTTGAAAGTTAAGAGGAGTGTAGAGCGGAATGGGACAAATCGCACGAGTGGGCTTTTCAAAACGCATTGTCAGGCCTACCCCATAATGATTATCGGTTAAGATCGCATGCTAGGCTTACGGGATTTTCTCCGATTCTCTCCGATTTAGAGGGCAAAGGAATTGAATATGGAATTGAAAGCAAAACTGTCTGAAATCTACGCACTTATCTGTGTAGCACTTGCATTTTTTCTTGCTGAGCCAAGCGTTTGTCACTGCATGAATCCACCGAAGGAGATGACTCAGTCAGATTCAGAAAGCACTGGGCATCATATGTCAGATTCTAAGCAGTCAGTATTCAGTCCGATTGCTAATGTCAGCCGGATAGCGTTCAAAACGGACGAAATAAAACGGGAAACTATGAATGCTCTCGAGGACTGTAAATGGTT
The sequence above is a segment of the Desulfomonile tiedjei DSM 6799 genome. Coding sequences within it:
- a CDS encoding ankyrin repeat domain-containing protein: MTSETAKIHWKRAKKIAIVTAIFLVPNIIAMAVFEKEKLLTFAVHNGLTRVAEILTTLGADIDAKAQGGSALLQKAAREGNVEEVKSLLTMGANVNARDQSGRTALHDAVFEGDLKVLKELIAAGADIHAEDNYGRTRLNEASQRGSVQEVKILLKMGANPNKEDKFGNTALRYALFEGYIDVMKELIDGGADIEIRDRADRTALQIAAKYGRVEAVRVLLQAGANLNVTDGNKSSLHLAIESGNFTAIKMLLDGGANVNVQDSSGKTPLHYAVEKHRGDLVKLLLNAGANMQITDNDDQIPLSDMKGLDHAQPIEELIKKWMADYDPKITKMGRLCGAADRGDAEVVKVLLAEGANVNEKAFLSEFTPLHSAAAMGHEPVVRILLDAGADPNATDFDGKTPLFYALKFQRHDVAELLKGYSNSDSSEKK